The genomic DNA CGGCCGTGCGTCGCGAATTGGTGGCGCCGGTGGGCAACGCGGTTCGGCTGGCGACACGGTTCCCGATATCCGCAACACGCGACTTTCGACGAACCAGCAACGGACGCAGTTGGATTTGATCCAAGCCCTCAACCGGGACAAGCTGGATCGCGTCGATCATGCGCCGGGAATCGAAGGAGCGATCGAGTCGTTTGAGCTGGCATTCCGAATGCAAGACGCGATGCCCGACGCGATGGATTTAAGCGACGAGACGCCGGAGACGCTGGCGTTGTACGGAGCTGATCGTGGCGACACTGCCGCGTTTGGAAAGCAGTGCCTGATGGCGCGGCGGCTGGCCGAAGCGGGCGTGCGGTTTATTGAAGTGACCAAAGGGGGCTGGGATCATCACCAAAACCTGTCGAACGATCTGCCGCAGCGGTGCGGTGAGATCGATCAGCCGATCGCCGGCCTGCTGGCCGACCTTAAGCGACGGGATCTGTTGAAAGACACGCTGGTGATCTGGGGTGGCGAGTTCGGCCGGACACCGGCGGCTCAAAACGGCGACGGCCGCGATCATAACAACAAAGGTTACACGACCTGGATGGCCGGCGGCGGCGTGAAAGGGGGCTTCAGTTATGGCGAGACCGACGAACACGGCTACGCGGCGGTTACCGATCCGTGCCACATCCACGACTGGCACGCCACGATCCTGCACCTGTTGGGCCTCGATCACACGCGGCTGACCTACCGCTACGCCGGTCGCGACTTCCGCCTGACCGACGTCCATGGCAACGTGATGAAGAAGATTCTGGCCTAAACGCAATACCGTTCAACGAAGCGTAGTGGACGAGGCTACGAGTCCTTTTGCATGCATCAGACCAAACCGCTGGGACTCGTAACCTCGTCCACTACATCCCACCGCTAATTATTGCGACGGTCCGAGGCTCCGTCGTTGAACGGTATTGGGCCTAAACGATCGGCCAGGGGAGCTTAGTTCTTGCTGATCGTATTGCCGCTCCAACCCAGCTTTTCGCGGAGCGTTCGGTAGTCGTTCTGCCCCGGCACGGCAACCATTTGGAAACTGTAGGGGGATCGCTGCACGCGCACTCGGTCGCCCGGTTGGATCACGTCGACGACGCGGCCATCGACGACAAGGCTCGTCGAGTCGTTGGGGTTGGCGACCGACAGATCAAACGTCCGGTCGGCGGTATCGACAACCGATCGGTGCGTTAGCGTATGGGGGCTGATCGGCGAGATCACAAACGCTTGCAGATTCTTCCGCAAGATCGGCCCACCTGCCGAAAGGTTATGCGCGGTCGAACCGATCGGCGTGCTGATGATCAACCCGTCACAACTGTAGCTGGTCGCGTGGACGAGATCGACTGAAAGATCGATGCTGAGGATCCGATAGGGCGGACCGCCGAGAATCGCTGCTTCGTTTAATCCCAGTTGGACCGCGATCTCTTCGCCGTCGCGGATGATCGAAGCTCTCAACATTAGGTGATCGACCAGTTCGCAATCGCCGTTGGCAACCGTACCCCAGATATCGAGGAAGGCGTCGGGAGTGAGCGCCGCCAAGAAACCGAGGTGCCCGCAATTGACGCCCAAGATCGGCAATTGATTCTCGCCCATCTGCCGCGCCGTTTGCAGGATCGATCCGTCGCCTCCCAATACGATCACGAGATCGTGATTGGTGTTTTCAAAGTCATAGCTGAAGTCGAGATCGACCGCCGCGATCTCCGCTCGATCAGCGATCAACGACCGCAAGCGATTCAGTTCCGACGCGACGCTGGGACGATCCAGTGCCCCGACGACAACGACATCGGGGCGCGTTCGCCCGGCTCGCGGCCAGCGCGGTCGTTGTTTTTCGGACGATTCAGATTGCGACATGGAGAGCCTGGCACTGTTTGATTGTGTTTTCTGTCCGCGATCCGCAGCACGAAGCGTTATCATACGCCAGCGGCGGCCGGGCTGCATGGTTTTGCAGTGCCGAGCGTGCGATTAAAACTGCACCGCTTCGCGGATCTGGAATTCGGCCCAGACCGGCAGATGATCGCTGATCGCTTGGGCTTCAGCGATCGTCAGGTTGTATTGCCGAAGAAAGTCGATCGCCCCGGAATCGCCAAGGAATTCGGTCGTATTGTTGCGGTTGAACAACAGATTGGATGTCTGGCGTTGGGCGTGGATGTCCGAGGGCGTTCCTTCCAGGGCAAATCGAATGTCGGCCGATGCGTACTTGGCCAGTTCGTAATCGCCAGCAAAAAAGCAGCCGGCGAGAATGACATCGTCCTCGCCCCGGCCGTCGTGTTGGATCGAATGGAACAGCGACGTCAGCAGCTCCAACTCCTTCTGCGGATTGTCGGGATCGACGTAAACGTTGGCCATCGAGAAGGTCCAGGCATCGTGTGGATCGACGCCAACGGTGCGGAACCATCCGACCAACGGTTCGTAAGCGATCTGATTCGCGGGGTCGGTAACGGTGTAGGTTTGCTTCAGATCGGCTTCCACCCGTTGGCGATCGAAGATGAACCCGAGCAGTTGTTGATATCCGTCGGGGCCAACTTGCGGGCCCGCGATGAAATCGTAAGTCCGGCCGTCGCGATTCAGATATTCGACGATCCGTGGAAACAGTTCGCGGCGGTCGGCGTCGACTTCCTGCACGGCGATCAAGTCGATCTGCTGCAGCAACCGCACGATAAAGTCCATCGTTTTGGGATCGCTGACCTTCTCGCGACTGAATTCCCGCAGGTTGAAGGTCCCTAATCGGATCGTCCCGGGCGTCGCTTGCCGGCTGGAAACCGTCTGCACCCCAACGCCGGGAAGACTCAGCGGCGGCAGCGATGATCCCGGAGCGGAGAATCCACTGCCCGGTTCGGCGGTGGCGGAGCTGAACATCGCGCGGAGATCCTGGACCACGCCGGCGCTCGATTCGCGTCGCTTTAAGTGCAGCCCGTCGATCCCTTCGATCTCGTAGAATTTGACCAACGCGATAATCGCAATGACAGATACGACGATCAGATTAAGAACAAACTTCATTTTTGCGGTCTCCGAGCCCCGGGACATGCGATCACTAATGATTTCCTTGTTTTCGGCGATTTCGGTTAATGGAAGTCAGTCGCGGCGGCCGCTTCGGTCGATCCCAACGCCAGCGAAGCGGATTGCAACGATCTTGACGATAGCGCGGGCAACGGCTAATGGCAGGCTGACAAAATGCTCGATGATCGGTATCCTGGAGGCTTCCCAAGCCGTGTCGGATTGGCGCGGTGCGGAGTTCCCATTACTCGCACACTTTCCTGCCGCTATCTACAGTTAAACATCTCATGGTTGAAGTCAAAGTACCCACCGTCGGCGAATCGATCAGCGAAGTTCAAATCGGCCGTTGGCTGAAGCAACAAGACGAATGGGTCGAAGCCGACGAAGATCTGGTCGAAATTGAAACCGAAAAAGCCTCGGTTCAAATCCCTTCGCCTTCGGCCGGCTATCTGCGGAACATCACCAAGCAGCAGGATGAGTTCGCTAAAGTGGGCGACGTGATCGCTCAAATCGAAGCGGGTGAAGCTCCTTCGGCCAACGGTACGGCATCGACCGCCGCGGCGGCACCGGCTGGCGAATCGGCCGACGACGCCCGCGTGATGCCAGCGGCTGCCCGATTGATCGCCGAACATAACCTCAACCCGGCCGACATCAAAGCAACCGGACCGGGCGGACGCCTGTTGAAGGAAGATGTTGTCGACCACATCTCCGGCGCGACGATTTCCAAAGTCCCCGCGGCCGCGCCGAAGCAACCGGCTGCCGCACCCGCGAAAGCCAGCGAAGAGCGTCCACGGACATCGCTGATGACCTCGGGCGAACACCGGGCTGAGGAAGTCAAACCGCTGAGCATGCTGCGTCGCACGATCGCCGCACGGTTGGTCGAAGCGCAACACAACGCGGCGTTGTTGACCACGTTCAACGAAATCGACATGGAACCTGTCAAGGAATTGCGATCCAAATACAAGGACGCGTTCCAGAAGAAGCACGGCGTCAAGCTGGGCTTTATGTCGTTCTTCGCCAAAGCGGCTGTCGAAGCGCTCCGTCGCTTCCCCGCCGTCAATTCGGAGATTCGCGGCAACAACATCGTCTATCGCCATTATTATGACATCGGAATCGCGATCGGTGGCGGTAAGGGACTTGTTGTGCCGATTCTGCGGAACGTCGAATTCATGTCGTTTGCCGACGTCGAACGAGCGATCTCCGATTTCGCTGACGACGCGCAAGCCAACCGCTTGAACCCACAAGATCTCGACGGCGGAACGTTCACGATCAGCAACGGCGGGATCTACGGATCGCTGCTGTCGACGCCGATCGTCAATCCACCGCAAAGCGGCATCTTGGGACTGCACTCGATCCAAGATCGGCCGATGGCGATCAATGGGGAAGTTGTGATCCGACCGATGATGTACGTCGCGTTGACCTACGACCATCGCGTCGTCGACGGCCGCGAAGCGGTCAGCTTCCTACGCGTCATCAAAGACGTTTTGGAAGATCCAGCACGACTGTTCCTGGAAGTGTAGAATGGGGCGATTGTCGTCCCTTCGGGTGCAGTAATGGCCCCTTCCGCAACCGCCCAAGGTGAAGGTTCGACAAACGAACCTTCACCGGAGCCGTTGCATTGAACCTCTCGCTTTTACGCGGCCTGCACGTTTGCATCGCTGCGTTTTTTCTTTTGCTCGCCCCGCTGGGGTCTGCCCATTCCCACGCCGCACCGGCCGCGACAACCGTCGCCAGCGCGGATCTCTTGATCGTCGGAGCGACCGAAGCGGGATGGGCCGCGGCGATTCAAGCCGCTCGCGGCGGTGTCGATTCCATCGTGATCGTGCATGATGGCCGTTGGTTTGGTGGCCAATTCACCGAACAGGCGTTGGCCTGCGTCGACGAAGATAAGGGAGTCGGCCGCGTCGGTTGGGGCGTCGATTGGCATCCAATGAAGCGATCGTTCCATCGCTCGGGACTCTTCAAGGAGTTGATGGACCGAATCGAAGCTTTCAACACGCAACAGTATGGCTCGCCGATGCCCGGGCGTCCCTATCACGGACCGTCGACGTTTCGCCCCGCCGAAGCCGAGGCGATCTTTCGCGAGATGATCGCTCCCTACATCGAAAGCGGCCAGATCCGCGTCCACTGGAACCTGTTTCCGATCGCTGCCGACGTGAGAGGTTCCCGGCTGCATGGCGTCACGTTTGCAGCAACCGATGGTGGCGAAGGGCGATTGTCGGTCGAAGCGCCGCTGACAATCGACGCTTCCGATTGGGGCGAGGTGATCCAAGTCGCGGGTGCAGGATTTCTGTGCGGCCCCGATCCGAATTCCCGTTTCGGCGAACCGAGCGCCCCGGATGATCTGAGCAGTCATCCGGCGAACGAGATGAATCCGATCACCTGGGCGATGATCGTCGCCGAATCGGAGGGCGAGACGCCGATCGGTCGGCCGCCGCGGTTCGACGATCGCAACTATCCGCGAGCGACACATTTCAGCCGCCAAGCGTTTGCCAATCTGCAATGGGACCAAGCGAATCCGGGGCTCGGTGCGATCCCGCACTGGCCCGATGCGGGAAATGAATCGCCGCGTCAGTTGAGCGTCTACACGGTCCGGCGCATCGTCGATGGAACGACCAGTCGCGACGGAAAGACATCGATCCTGTTGAACTATATGAACGGCCAGGACTATCCGCTGGAACGTTTGCCTGCGCCGGTGGCCGACGCGTTGGAAGCGACCGGCGAAGGAGCGTCGACGCAGAACATCGTGACGATGAATCGAGAGCAGCGGCAGATCATCTTCAACGATGCGAAGCAGCATGCGTTGGGGGTGCTGTATCACTTGCAAAACTTCGTCGATCAACGAGCCGGCGACAAAACGAACAGCTTCCGTCGCTTCCACTTGAGCGATGAATTCTGCACGCCCGATCGGCTGCCGCCGAAACCGTACATCCGCGAGGGATTGCGTTTGCAGGCGATGTACATGATGCGCGAACAGGATGGCCGCAATCGCGATGGCGTGACGAAGAACCTGGCCCAAGAGCGATTCGCCCACGTGATGTATCCCGACGGTCTGTTCGCTTGGCAGTTCCATTACGACTTCCACCGCACGGGACGAACGTATCTAAAATCGGAAGGGAATGACGGACCGTGGATCGATTTCCACAAACCAAATCGCCACACGAACTTCATGAGCGATCGATCGGTCTTCCCGCTGCGGAGTCTGATTCCAGCCGAGCTGGACGGCCTGATCGGCTCGCAAGGGAATGTCGGTTTCAGCAGCATCGTCAGCGCGGCGATCCGGTTGCACGATCAACGGATCCACATCGGCCAAGCGAGCGGCGCTGTGGCGGTGGTTGCGTTGCGCGAAGGGATCGATCCGCGAGCGATCCCCTACGACCGAGCGTTGCTGGAAGCGGTCCGCCACGAATTGTGTGATCCCAATGCCGAGGGAGTGCCACTGTTGATCTGGCCTTTCCGCGACCTCGATCCCAGTCATGAGTCCTTCGTCGCGATCAATCGCCTGGCCGCGCTTGGGCTGTTGCCGATCGGTCCGCGCGAGGTCGACTTCGCTGCCGACGAACCAGCGACCGCGGCGTGGCTAGGGGAACTTCACGACCGCGGTTTTGAATTCGAACCGTCTGCGGAATCAGAGGTCACTCGGGGTGAGATCTGTCTCCAATTTTGGGATCAGGTTCAGCAGCAAGGTTGGACGCGTCTAGCCTTCCATCGTATTGACGATCGGGACGCCGATGGAGATGGAATCGCCGACCGCGACGACCCGCTGTTGTTCACGCCTAACGAACCGATCGTGTTCGAGATCGAGCGACCGAAGCTTGGGCCCGACAGCGACGGAATCCCCGCGGCGGAATTGACCCGCGGAAACGGGGGCGATCTCCGCTTGATCGACTTCCGCGGCCCCGGCGGATCGCCAGCGAAAGGTTGGTCGACCGATCACGGCGACGCGTTTGATGGCGAACGAGGTTATGGATGGAGCCGCGATCTGCGTTCCCACCATCGCCGACGTCACGTTTATGAAGGCCCTCGCGACACGTTCCTGTTCACTCGCGATCGCGACCTTTGGGAGTGCAAACTCCCCAACGGAAAGTATTCGGTCACCATTTGCATTGGGGATTCGGGACACGACCAGCCCGGTCAGAACGTCATCGTCGAAGGCGTTCGTTT from Rosistilla carotiformis includes the following:
- a CDS encoding FAD-dependent oxidoreductase — its product is MNLSLLRGLHVCIAAFFLLLAPLGSAHSHAAPAATTVASADLLIVGATEAGWAAAIQAARGGVDSIVIVHDGRWFGGQFTEQALACVDEDKGVGRVGWGVDWHPMKRSFHRSGLFKELMDRIEAFNTQQYGSPMPGRPYHGPSTFRPAEAEAIFREMIAPYIESGQIRVHWNLFPIAADVRGSRLHGVTFAATDGGEGRLSVEAPLTIDASDWGEVIQVAGAGFLCGPDPNSRFGEPSAPDDLSSHPANEMNPITWAMIVAESEGETPIGRPPRFDDRNYPRATHFSRQAFANLQWDQANPGLGAIPHWPDAGNESPRQLSVYTVRRIVDGTTSRDGKTSILLNYMNGQDYPLERLPAPVADALEATGEGASTQNIVTMNREQRQIIFNDAKQHALGVLYHLQNFVDQRAGDKTNSFRRFHLSDEFCTPDRLPPKPYIREGLRLQAMYMMREQDGRNRDGVTKNLAQERFAHVMYPDGLFAWQFHYDFHRTGRTYLKSEGNDGPWIDFHKPNRHTNFMSDRSVFPLRSLIPAELDGLIGSQGNVGFSSIVSAAIRLHDQRIHIGQASGAVAVVALREGIDPRAIPYDRALLEAVRHELCDPNAEGVPLLIWPFRDLDPSHESFVAINRLAALGLLPIGPREVDFAADEPATAAWLGELHDRGFEFEPSAESEVTRGEICLQFWDQVQQQGWTRLAFHRIDDRDADGDGIADRDDPLLFTPNEPIVFEIERPKLGPDSDGIPAAELTRGNGGDLRLIDFRGPGGSPAKGWSTDHGDAFDGERGYGWSRDLRSHHRRRHVYEGPRDTFLFTRDRDLWECKLPNGKYSVTICIGDSGHDQPGQNVIVEGVRFAEDLSTVAGMFAERTKIVEVRDGRLSVELGKPAASSNTAINWVAIEAAE
- a CDS encoding endonuclease/exonuclease/phosphatase family protein, producing MKFVLNLIVVSVIAIIALVKFYEIEGIDGLHLKRRESSAGVVQDLRAMFSSATAEPGSGFSAPGSSLPPLSLPGVGVQTVSSRQATPGTIRLGTFNLREFSREKVSDPKTMDFIVRLLQQIDLIAVQEVDADRRELFPRIVEYLNRDGRTYDFIAGPQVGPDGYQQLLGFIFDRQRVEADLKQTYTVTDPANQIAYEPLVGWFRTVGVDPHDAWTFSMANVYVDPDNPQKELELLTSLFHSIQHDGRGEDDVILAGCFFAGDYELAKYASADIRFALEGTPSDIHAQRQTSNLLFNRNNTTEFLGDSGAIDFLRQYNLTIAEAQAISDHLPVWAEFQIREAVQF
- a CDS encoding DUF1501 domain-containing protein, translated to MSYSLTRRELLQSASSGFGYLAFAGLSSAAAAADAGVSAANNPLLPKPSHFPATAKRVIFLCMTGAPSHVDTFDYKPQLAKDHGKQGRYGGQLLKSQWEFRQRGESGLWISDLFPEVARHADDLCLIRSMNCDQPVHPGAQIQMHTGTAQFVRPSLGAWTLYGLGTENDSLPGFVSISPPAGSAKLIGSAFLPAIYGGTGVGRASRIGGAGGQRGSAGDTVPDIRNTRLSTNQQRTQLDLIQALNRDKLDRVDHAPGIEGAIESFELAFRMQDAMPDAMDLSDETPETLALYGADRGDTAAFGKQCLMARRLAEAGVRFIEVTKGGWDHHQNLSNDLPQRCGEIDQPIAGLLADLKRRDLLKDTLVIWGGEFGRTPAAQNGDGRDHNNKGYTTWMAGGGVKGGFSYGETDEHGYAAVTDPCHIHDWHATILHLLGLDHTRLTYRYAGRDFRLTDVHGNVMKKILA
- a CDS encoding NAD(+)/NADH kinase is translated as MSQSESSEKQRPRWPRAGRTRPDVVVVGALDRPSVASELNRLRSLIADRAEIAAVDLDFSYDFENTNHDLVIVLGGDGSILQTARQMGENQLPILGVNCGHLGFLAALTPDAFLDIWGTVANGDCELVDHLMLRASIIRDGEEIAVQLGLNEAAILGGPPYRILSIDLSVDLVHATSYSCDGLIISTPIGSTAHNLSAGGPILRKNLQAFVISPISPHTLTHRSVVDTADRTFDLSVANPNDSTSLVVDGRVVDVIQPGDRVRVQRSPYSFQMVAVPGQNDYRTLREKLGWSGNTISKN
- the odhB gene encoding 2-oxoglutarate dehydrogenase complex dihydrolipoyllysine-residue succinyltransferase; translated protein: MVEVKVPTVGESISEVQIGRWLKQQDEWVEADEDLVEIETEKASVQIPSPSAGYLRNITKQQDEFAKVGDVIAQIEAGEAPSANGTASTAAAAPAGESADDARVMPAAARLIAEHNLNPADIKATGPGGRLLKEDVVDHISGATISKVPAAAPKQPAAAPAKASEERPRTSLMTSGEHRAEEVKPLSMLRRTIAARLVEAQHNAALLTTFNEIDMEPVKELRSKYKDAFQKKHGVKLGFMSFFAKAAVEALRRFPAVNSEIRGNNIVYRHYYDIGIAIGGGKGLVVPILRNVEFMSFADVERAISDFADDAQANRLNPQDLDGGTFTISNGGIYGSLLSTPIVNPPQSGILGLHSIQDRPMAINGEVVIRPMMYVALTYDHRVVDGREAVSFLRVIKDVLEDPARLFLEV